A stretch of the Musa acuminata AAA Group cultivar baxijiao chromosome BXJ2-7, Cavendish_Baxijiao_AAA, whole genome shotgun sequence genome encodes the following:
- the LOC135617232 gene encoding AT-hook motif nuclear-localized protein 23-like, with the protein MGGVDTTTTFAPSFHLLNPKSHLSLLHDQVDDNKKKRNHSEDDANGDDRSSSADDFVEAGSGGCSSGRRPRGRPRGSKNKPKPLVIVTRESPNALRSHVFEVGSGAGIMDTIATFALRRRRGVAILSARGAVTDVKLRQPDAPPGSVVALPGRFEILSLSGAFLPAPAPSGATSLSAYLARGQGRVVGGSVVGELVASGPVVIIAATFANVIYERLPLPDDEQPVGTEQSKGGNGASDDSFSAADPSSMSLPTDLLRHGKQDVFGAWALAGGRAGWWAGAWWGSWWPRDRW; encoded by the coding sequence ATGGGAGGAGTCgacaccaccaccaccttcgccCCTTCCTTCCATCTCCTCAACCCCAAATCACATCTCAGCCTCCTCCATGATCAAGTTGACGacaacaagaagaagaggaaccaCTCCGAAGACGATGCTAACGGCGACGACCGCTCCTCCAGCGCCGACGACTTCGTTGAAGCCGGCTCCGGCGGCTGCAGCTCCGGGCGGCGCCCACGTGGCCGGCCGCGCGGGTCCAAGAACAAGCCGAAGCCGCTCGTCATCGTCACGCGCGAGAGCCCCAACGCGCTCCGCTCCCACGTCTTCGAGGTCGGCAGCGGGGCCGGCATCATGGACACGATCGCCACCTTCGCCCTCCGGCGCCGGCGCGGGGTCGCGATCCTCAGCGCCAGGGGCGCCGTCACCGACGTGAAGCTCCGACAGCCGGACGCGCCGCCGGGATCCGTGGTGGCGCTCCCTGGCAGGTTCGAGATCCTCTCTCTTTCGGGGGCATTCCTCCCTGCACCAGCGCCGTCGGGCGCCACCAGCCTGTCAGCGTACCTGGCCAGGGGGCAGGGCCGGGTGGTGGGCGGGAGCGTGGTGGGGGAGTTGGTGGCCTCGGGACCGGTGGTGATAATAGCAGCCACGTTCGCAAACGTTATCTACGAGCGGCTGCCTCTCCCTGACGACGAGCAGCCGGTAGGGACAGAGCAAAGTAAAGGAGGCAACGGCGCGAGCGATGACAGCTTCTCAGCTGCGGATCCGTCGTCCATGTCGCTCCCAACCGATCTGCTGCGCCATGGCAAGCAAGATGTGTTCGGCGCATGGGCTTTGGCAGGGGGCAGGGCCGGGTGGTGGGCGGGAGCGTGGTGGGGGAGTTGGTGGCCTCGGGACCGGTGGTGA